Genomic segment of Arachis stenosperma cultivar V10309 chromosome 4, arast.V10309.gnm1.PFL2, whole genome shotgun sequence:
AATGAGCTCAAAGGCCAAATACCTGTTTCCTTGTTTCATATTTGCAATCTGACAAAACTAGACATATCTGAAAACAGGTTTACAGGGATGGTGCCTGACCTCTCACAGCTTTCATCTTTGGAAGTGTTACGACTTCATAACAACAGGTTAAGTGGAACCATGCATGAAGGAATCGGACAACTATCCAATTTACGTGAGTTAAGTCTTGGAAATAACTTGTTGCATGGTTTGATATCTGAAGCTCATTTCTCAAGACTTTTTAATCTTCACTATTTGGATTTGTCTCATAATGCATTTGTTTTTAATGTTAGCGTCGATTGGGTTCCCCCTTTCAATTTAAGTGTCGTTAACTtggcttcttgcaatttggggCCTAACTTTCCAAGATGGCTTCAGACCCAAATGAATATTCAGAAATTGGATATTTCACAAACTCAAATATCTAGCTCAGTTCCTAATTGGTTTTGGGATCGCTTTCCCACCATACAGAGTTTGAATCTTTCTCACAACCATATTGAAGGCCCAATTCTACCTAATCTTTCTCCTGAACACAACCATCATAGAGTAAAACCACTTGATCCTATAAGTTTGGTTTTTCATCTTATCTCTGGCGATCCTTTCAATTTTCAAACCATTGATTTGAGCTTCAATTTATTTGAAGGTCCAATTCCAGCATTCCTTTCATCTGTTTCACAACTTTTTCTGTCCAGCAACAGATTTTCATCTGTAACACCTCTTTTATGTGCAAACTCGTCCAAATCCACAAGATTTATGGATTTGTCAAACAACTACCTTAGAGGAGAGCTTCCGGATTGTTGGATGGGTTTTGAATCATTGGTCGTCCTAGATTTGTCTGATAAtcaattttatgggaacatgccAAAGTCTCTGGGATCATTAACAAATATCAAGTCAATACATTTTCGAGGGAATAATTTTTCAGGAGAGATACCATCATCCTTGAATAATTGCACAAATCTACAAGTTTTTGATGCTGCGCTTAATAACTTGTCAGGAAGAATACCAACCTGGATTGGAGATAATATTCCAAAGCTACTTATACTTAGCTTACATTCCAATAAGTTTCATGGAAACATTCCAACAAGCATGTGCAATCTTCATGAACTCCGTGTCTTGGACCTCTCTCTCAATATTCTCTCTGGCAGCATACCTAAATGCATAAGTAATCTTTCTGCTATGGCCACTCTAGCAAACTCAAATGCAACTATTATCGATGACTATCATTATGAATTTTTCAATGTTTATGACCGTACTGGCCCAATAAAACAACGTTACGGAATTTATAATGATAGCGCATCGCTCATATGGAAAGGGAAAATGTCAAAATATGGAAGCACTCTTGGATTGTTGAGAAGCATTGATTTCTCCAGCAACAGGTTAACAGGAGAAATACCAAGTGAGATGATGAATCTTATTGGCTTGGTTTCTTTAAATCTTTCAAGAAACTTGTTTAGTGGACACATTCCTCTGACTGTTGGACAGCTGAAGTCAATAGATTTTCTTGATCTATCCAGAAATCATTTGTCAGGAACAATTCCTTCACAACTTGCTCAGATTGACCGTCTCAGTGTTCTTGACTTGTCATACAATGATTTATCTGGAGAAATCCCACTTGGCACACAACTTCAAACTAGGGATGCCTCTGCTTATGCAGGAAATCCAAAACTTTGTGGTGCTCCTCTCAACAACACTTGTCCCATACATGGCCACCAGACCAGCGAACATGATGCTGATGCTGACGGTGATGATGAACAATTTGTAACCGAGGGATTCTACATTGCTATGGCTGTTGGATTTGTTATGGCATTTTGGGGAGTGTGCTTTTCATTGATTTTGAAGAAATCTTGGAGATATGCTTATTTCAAGTTAATGAGTGATGTCTATGACAAGCTCTATGTATTTGTTGCAATTAAGGTGGCCAAATTAAAAAGGATCATATCTCAAGTATGAAGGTACGTACCGTTTCTATTTCTTCtagtttatatttttgttgAGATACTACTTCCATTCAATTATATAGTTGGTATTGGTAATATTGGTATATCAAGAAAATTAACATCTGCTCTATTTTTTAGGACATTATGTAAATGAAACAAGATATTGTACTACTAAATTGTTAACTGTACGTTTTTATAGTTGAAACATTAAATTGGACATGCCAAACgatttattattggtttttAATGGTTAAAGCATAGCTTGGTTGATTAGTTCCTAGATAAACACAGTAGCTTACATATATAATATGGTAAGCGTTTCTGTTACTTTTAATACCTGCTACCTGTTGATATTAGTGCATATGTATGTTGAATTATACCCAACACTAGTTCATGTGATGAAAGGAAGATTTCCATGGTTATCCATTTGGAGTGAGATAAGTGCATAATTCAGTAATGTTGTTGAAACTTactattttcactttttttacATGCATGTTAACACAGattcttttattatatatttagcATTTAggctttatatatatacattctGTACTCTTACATATCCAATTCTAATCATGTGAACTTAATCTTATGTTAATAATATATGGGATATGGTTTGCATTTTATGTTACTTAAATGTATAGTTCTGCTCTTTGAcacttgtatatattttgaatattaCCTAACATGTATCGTTGTCATATCTTTCAGGCAAAATTAAAGAGTATACAACAGTATCTTGTGTTGAAAGAGCTTTGCTTGTGATAGCCAGAATCTTCATGCATGTGTATCCATTTGGAAGGAGACCAATAACATTTAGTAGTGCAATTACTATAATAAATTAGTAATTGTTATGTTTCCATATTTTAGTCATGTTTAAGTTTTCTGCTGTAGATTGGGTTGTGAAAGAGGTGCTTTTTCACATTTCACCTATATTGCAATgtgtttagttttttttttttttttttttttcagcaCAGTGTGTTTGTTATATGGGTGTGGAACTTGGCCTTGGTTTATTGCTGTAATTTATTTTCAAGGATGATATATCTTTCTAGGCCTTTGGGCTAAGATCAAGGTGTTTGTTGTTATGGAAGTGCTTGTTGACTTTTATAGCTTTAGTAGTTCTGGTTTTTGTTCAGTTCCTACTTACTAAATATATTGTGTTGAATTGCAATATTTCTTTTTATGATGGGTTTTACTGTCACTATTAATAATGGGCTGTAGTAATAaacttatcaaaataataagCTTGCACTTGTTGACCAATAACACTTTTTAATTTGAACATGGAAGCAAGAATAGTGTTGAACTCGgatatggggaagagagatGCTTCACAACATTGTAGTGTCAGTAGAACAGAACTCAGACCCTACTAAATGGACGGTCCGAGTTCTCTCTCATAAAAAAAACAATTACAAGCAACACGGAGGGTCCGATTTCCACCTTTCGAAATTTAAATTTCTCCAGCTACAAAACAGACCATGCGATTTGTTatgcaaaattttaaaatcaaagaaCTTGTATGGTCCGAATTTTTCTATCTCACACTCACAAAAAGCTATCCCACATATTTGTCTTGTACCTCATGAATCCATATGGGGGCAAAACACACACAAACCTTCCATATCCATAAAATTCAGCCAATCAATAACAGTgtttcaattaaataaaataaaaaataaaaactctattttaaataaacataaattGATTTAGTGGTTAACTCACTAATTCACTTAAATAAGTGTCGAATAGAATTTGCAGTTTAAATTAGATCTAATTTGATACATTAATAGTAATTATATTCGTATTTTTAGATAACAAtctaaataaaatttgaaaagtattttttttttatttataatgatAGTATACAGTTGATTgtatttaaacttttttatattgacaaataaactaataaatattttttaaatattctatTCTCTTATCTATACtttatttgaaattttggaCTGCAATGAGGTGATGCAACTTCAATCTTGTGATTACACAAGTAGATTTAAATTACAATTGTATTCTTACGTGCAAAGAGACATATATTTACATAGATTAATCTCAATAACATAACCAcaaaaattttagagaaaatcgTATGTATCACAaccataataaaataaaattttcaagattcaaagaaagaaattgtatataattttacacataaaactaatttaaaaaagtaGTTTAGCTTCAATCCTACACCCAACCAAACATTCCCCTAAACATATGATATGATATGTTTGGTACTGTTGACTCTCTCATGTATAATGCAAGCTACATAAGTCAACTACCTCCTCAAAATGCTTTAATTAGATTTTGTATCATCTCAAAGCTAAGTTCACGTATGAAATGGTTACAGAAGTTAATTACATTTCTCGATAAACCTGTCTGTCAACTTATTAAAAGCAATGGACTAAAATCCAATAAACTTTTATATAATAAGCTCACTACTTCATATTCTGATCTCTTGAACAAGTTAAAGTGATTTCAAGTTTCAACTACGTACAAAATTGAAGTTAATAACTGAACAAAAGGAGTAAAAGAAAACGTTGCAGACAGAGGTTCATGC
This window contains:
- the LOC130973732 gene encoding receptor-like protein EIX2 isoform X1 is translated as MMLKGEVYMVVMMVQVVQLLAWTTNPVVVPSVTCIESERQALLSLKRGFNVTDDYWLSSWGDEDHQKECCNWEGIKCSNVTGHVIMLDLRARGYRQYRVLQSISPSLGELHHLTYLDLSRNHFTHTPPIPSFIGSLTFLTYLDLSSCFFGGNIPPNLGNLLFLEYLNLGGNSFDNPQQIPSQFSNLSHLVYLDLTSNNLVEFPLQVTNMSSLRYLSLSHNYLKGTIPVQLGNLLSLEYLDLSANEFTGTIPHQFRNLSRLQYLDLGPYFFDEIREKTMSLSSDLQWLSELSTLTYLSLPWVNLSSASSWQQQVSSLSHLQYLDLNGCNLVDSMTTSSLASTSLLYVDISNNSLRDASLIFPWLMNSTGSLVTLRMNDNGLTGTIPETFGDKLSSLEVLNLTDNELKGQIPVSLFHICNLTKLDISENRFTGMVPDLSQLSSLEVLRLHNNRLSGTMHEGIGQLSNLRELSLGNNLLHGLISEAHFSRLFNLHYLDLSHNAFVFNVSVDWVPPFNLSVVNLASCNLGPNFPRWLQTQMNIQKLDISQTQISSSVPNWFWDRFPTIQSLNLSHNHIEGPILPNLSPEHNHHRVKPLDPISLVFHLISGDPFNFQTIDLSFNLFEGPIPAFLSSVSQLFLSSNRFSSVTPLLCANSSKSTRFMDLSNNYLRGELPDCWMGFESLVVLDLSDNQFYGNMPKSLGSLTNIKSIHFRGNNFSGEIPSSLNNCTNLQVFDAALNNLSGRIPTWIGDNIPKLLILSLHSNKFHGNIPTSMCNLHELRVLDLSLNILSGSIPKCISNLSAMATLANSNATIIDDYHYEFFNVYDRTGPIKQRYGIYNDSASLIWKGKMSKYGSTLGLLRSIDFSSNRLTGEIPSEMMNLIGLVSLNLSRNLFSGHIPLTVGQLKSIDFLDLSRNHLSGTIPSQLAQIDRLSVLDLSYNDLSGEIPLGTQLQTRDASAYAGNPKLCGAPLNNTCPIHGHQTSEHDADADGDDEQFVTEGFYIAMAVGFVMAFWGVCFSLILKKSWRYAYFKLMSDVYDKLYVFVAIKVAKLKRIISQV